The sequence below is a genomic window from Brevibacillus agri.
CCAGCCCTCCATGATGCCGCCGATGATGGCCGGGATGTGCATGATGGTGGCGTTGCCAGCCGCCGTCGGAACGGGGATGTAGCCGAGCCGCGTGACCCCGAGCAAAATCGCGATCGCTCCGAGCACCCCTGCAATGACGATCTTGCGTACGGTCAATCCTTTTTCCATGCCTACTCCTCCTTTTTGCCAAGCGATATATGGAATCCCCAGAAGGGAGAACTCCCGCCTACTACCACGGTATTCCCAACATGATTGCGGAAATGACCACGCTTGCCAGCAGTGCGGCATAATCGCCGCCTTTCGCCTTGTACTGGGTATAGCGCGTCCGGGCCGCACCTGGCGTATAGCATCTCGCTTCCATCGCCAAAATCAGGTCTTCGGCTCTGGACAGCGCCACGTTGAACAACGGGATGATGATCGGAAACATGTCTTTCGTCCGCTGCACGATCCGCCACCACTCGCCTGTGCCGAAGTCGGCGCCGCGGGACGCCTGTGCCTTCATCATTTTTTCCATCTCCATCGCAAACGTCGGGACGAAGCGAATGGCGATGGTGATGATGAGCGCAAACGCATGGACCGGAAACTTGACTTTTTCCAACGGACCGAGCAGCCGCTCCATCCCGTGCGTCAGTTCCGTCGTCGAGGTGGAGAGCGTCAGCACGCTGGAGAGAAAAATCACCTCGACAAAGCGCATGGCGGAGACGATGACGAGCCGGATGCTCTCGCTCGATATGGTGATGAAGCCGTACTGGAAGTAGATCGTGCCGCCGTTTGCGATCTCGCCGTAAAACAAAAGCTGCATGATCGCCAAAATAACGATGAACGGAACGGCCGGCTTGATCCCGGAGATGCCGTAGTGCAGCGGGATTTTCGATACGTGGAACAGCCACAGGCAGATCGCCAGCGCAAACAGGTTGCCCACATATGTATTGCAGATGGCGATCGCGACGATCATGATGGCAAAAGCGCCGAGCTTGAACCGCGGGTCCAGCCGATGCACGACAGAAGCAGTCGGCAAATACTGTCCGATGGTAATATTGCGCGTCAATTCAAATTCCGCTGACATGTGCTCCCCTCCCTAGCGCTGGATCAGCTTCAAGATTTCATACGCAGTCTCTTCCGGCAAGTAGGCTTTCGGATCAATCGGGTAGCCGCGTTCGCGCAAGCGGTACAATATATCGACCGATTCCGGCGTGCCGATATGGTGTTCGCGCAACAGCTCCTGATTGCCGAAAATGTGCCGCGGAGTCCCTTCGCAAACGGCTTGCCCGTTAGCCATGACGTACACGCGGTCAGCGAGCTGCGCGACTTCCTCCATGTTGTGCGAGACGAAGATGACGGTAAGCCCTTCTTCGCGATTCAGCCGTTTGATCCGCTCCAGCAGCTCCAGCCGGGAGCGCGGGTCCAGTCCGGCTGTCGGCTCGTCGAGCACCAGCACCTTCGGCTGCAGCGACAGGACGCCAGCGAGCGCGACCTTGCGCTTTTGCCCGCCGCTCAGGGCGTAGGTGGGACGATCCTTCATCTCCTGAAAGTCCAGGCCGACGAGGTCCATCGCCCATTTTACCCGGTTTTTCACCTCTTCCAGCGGCAGTCCCATCTTGAACGGGCCGTAGGCGACATCGTCTCCGACCAGCTTTTCGAACAACTGGTCCTCGGGGTTTTGGAACACCAGCCCTACTTGCCTGCGCAGCGCCCGGATGTCTATTTTCGGCTGGGATACGT
It includes:
- a CDS encoding energy-coupling factor transporter transmembrane component T family protein; the protein is MSAEFELTRNITIGQYLPTASVVHRLDPRFKLGAFAIMIVAIAICNTYVGNLFALAICLWLFHVSKIPLHYGISGIKPAVPFIVILAIMQLLFYGEIANGGTIYFQYGFITISSESIRLVIVSAMRFVEVIFLSSVLTLSTSTTELTHGMERLLGPLEKVKFPVHAFALIITIAIRFVPTFAMEMEKMMKAQASRGADFGTGEWWRIVQRTKDMFPIIIPLFNVALSRAEDLILAMEARCYTPGAARTRYTQYKAKGGDYAALLASVVISAIMLGIPW
- a CDS encoding energy-coupling factor transporter ATPase, which gives rise to MTQPIVDVQKLSHVYMQGTPLAHAALQEVSLQANAGECLAIIGHTGSGKSTLIQHFNGLIRPQSGTVIVNGIDVSQPKIDIRALRRQVGLVFQNPEDQLFEKLVGDDVAYGPFKMGLPLEEVKNRVKWAMDLVGLDFQEMKDRPTYALSGGQKRKVALAGVLSLQPKVLVLDEPTAGLDPRSRLELLERIKRLNREEGLTVIFVSHNMEEVAQLADRVYVMANGQAVCEGTPRHIFGNQELLREHHIGTPESVDILYRLRERGYPIDPKAYLPEETAYEILKLIQR